From one Deltaproteobacteria bacterium genomic stretch:
- a CDS encoding ketoacyl-ACP synthase III codes for MRGARIIGTGRALPKRVVKNEELTRRMDTSDEWIVQRTGVRERRYVDPGTGSSHLGAEAARKAIANAGITVNDIDLIVFATLSPDHVFPGNGVLVQEQLGMRTVGALDVRDQCTGFVYGLSVAEAYVKGGFHDHVLVIGAEVQSTGLDFSMKGRDVAVIFGDGAGAVVVGPAEPGRGILSSHLHSEGKYAKELWVEAPSFIDHPWITHEMIDAGRHFPKMNGRYVFTHAVRRFPEVIREGLEKNGLTIADLSLLIPHQANLRITQAVGAALQLPEGKVFSNVERYGNTTAASIPIALDECVEQGRIREGDIVCLASFGSGFTWASALLRW; via the coding sequence ATGCGCGGAGCGCGGATCATCGGCACGGGGCGGGCCCTACCAAAGCGCGTGGTGAAGAACGAGGAGCTGACGCGGCGGATGGACACGTCGGACGAGTGGATCGTCCAGCGCACCGGGGTCCGGGAGCGCAGGTACGTCGATCCGGGGACGGGCTCGTCCCACCTCGGCGCCGAAGCCGCGCGCAAGGCGATCGCGAACGCCGGGATCACGGTGAACGACATCGACCTGATCGTCTTCGCCACCCTCTCGCCGGATCACGTCTTCCCCGGGAACGGCGTCCTGGTCCAGGAGCAGCTCGGGATGCGGACCGTGGGCGCCCTCGACGTGCGCGACCAGTGCACCGGCTTCGTCTACGGTCTCTCCGTGGCGGAGGCGTACGTCAAGGGCGGGTTCCACGACCACGTCCTGGTGATCGGCGCCGAGGTGCAGAGCACCGGGCTCGACTTCAGCATGAAGGGGCGCGACGTGGCGGTGATCTTCGGGGACGGCGCGGGGGCGGTCGTCGTCGGCCCCGCGGAGCCGGGGAGGGGGATCCTCTCTTCCCACCTTCATTCCGAGGGGAAATACGCCAAGGAGCTGTGGGTCGAAGCGCCCAGTTTTATCGATCACCCCTGGATTACCCACGAGATGATCGATGCCGGGAGACATTTCCCGAAGATGAACGGTCGGTACGTCTTCACCCACGCGGTCCGGCGCTTCCCCGAGGTGATCCGGGAGGGCCTCGAAAAGAACGGCCTTACGATTGCGGACCTCTCCCTGCTGATTCCCCACCAGGCGAACCTGCGCATCACCCAGGCGGTCGGGGCCGCCCTCCAGTTGCCCGAGGGGAAGGTGTTCTCCAACGTCGAGCGGTACGGGAACACGACGGCGGCGTCGATCCCGATCGCGCTCGACGAGTGCGTCGAGCAGGGCCGGATCCGGGAGGGGGACATCGTCTGCCTCGCTTCGTTCGGTTCCGGATTCACCTGGGCCTCGGCGCTCCTCCGCTGGTAG
- the rimI gene encoding ribosomal protein S18-alanine N-acetyltransferase yields MGPSDLDGVMAIEEVSFPTPWSPGMFLEDFPRDFSDTLVAAGTDDEVLGYAVCWTLAGESHLLNIAVHPERRGQGIGRALLSECIRRAARAGASLIFLEVRAGNEAAQRLYRSMGFVFRGIRKGYYTDTREDAVILDREVRKSDAAG; encoded by the coding sequence ATGGGTCCGTCGGATCTCGACGGCGTGATGGCGATCGAGGAGGTCTCCTTCCCGACGCCCTGGTCCCCGGGGATGTTCCTCGAGGACTTCCCGCGCGACTTCTCCGATACCCTGGTCGCGGCGGGGACGGATGACGAGGTCCTCGGATACGCCGTCTGCTGGACCCTCGCAGGGGAGTCCCACCTGTTGAACATCGCCGTGCACCCCGAGCGGCGGGGGCAGGGGATCGGCCGGGCCCTCCTGTCCGAGTGCATCCGCCGCGCCGCGCGGGCGGGGGCCTCGCTGATCTTCCTTGAGGTGCGCGCCGGAAACGAGGCCGCACAACGCCTTTATCGCTCGATGGGGTTCGTGTTCCGGGGGATCCGGAAAGGGTATTACACCGACACGCGAGAGGATGCCGTCATCCTCGACCGGGAGGTACGGAAGAGCGATGCCGCAGGGTAA